From the Sebastes fasciatus isolate fSebFas1 chromosome 3, fSebFas1.pri, whole genome shotgun sequence genome, one window contains:
- the mief2 gene encoding mitochondrial dynamics protein MID49 isoform X1, whose amino-acid sequence MTSRDKDSCRLTTKKEAMNFQSSRRRGEDGIAAVIDFLLSNAQLVLGVGGAAVLGIATLAVKRLIERAGRAAEDEKVKQKMAESWEELSLVSASPTLIKKGIEGVVMKHVAKAARQQKADLSQQPQTSSQELPAEPESKSKRLQLCILSLQERLQQYYHARAALPPHEVQRAQSLALDICTEIQGFLHSRLPDMPLGEMSLGGSLLDDLQVVNADHACLLVPLQLEESLWRLIPGEETLLTHPLHWMVRRVNLEYFPRGLSYWDRYLVGGYLSAEAVVNMFSKAVMETINWPSISSTMDCLVRPVLGGPDLKLEIRHGTEEGAESGDQSLFISVLPLLRKEDVALTAQTELTSPWVNAWHLSLYPWETQRLTQLDTADGGYRRHTLKILKAVCRLNPCLRPLEAAPLANLILHLSDSESNWSEVSLDARFQQCITELIGYLEQAALHSYFKPAVNLLSGLSEDQVDQMGFMLYCAVSEPEILLI is encoded by the exons ATGACTTCTAGAGATAAAGACAGCTGCAG GCTAACCACAAAAAAGGAAGCAATGAACTTCCAGAGCAGTCGGCGGCGAGGAGAGGATGGCATCGCCGCGGTGATTGACTTCCTGCTTTCTAATGCCCAGCTGGTTCTGGGAGTCGGTGGGGCTGCTGTGCTGGGAATTGCTACACTGGCAGTGAAACGG cTGATAGAGCGGGCAGGCCGTGCAGCCGAAGATGAAAAGGTGAAGCAGAAGATGGCTGAGAGCTGGGAGGAGCTGAGTTTGGTCTCTGCTTCCCCCACACTGATCAAGAAGGGCATTGAGGGTGTGGTGATGAAACATGTTGCCAAGGCAGCCAGACAGCAGAAAG CTGACCTGAGCCAACAACCTCAGACGTCCTCTCAGGAGCTGCCGGCTGAACCTGAGTCAAAGTCCAAGAGGCTCCAGCTGTGCATCCTCAGTTTGCAG GAGCGCCTGCAGCAGTACTATCACGCGAGGGCGGCACTCCCTCCACATGAGGTCCAGAGGGCTCAGTCTCTAGCTCTGGACATCTGCACTGAGATCCAGGGCTTTCTGCACAGCCGTCTTCCTGACATGCCCCTGGGAGAAATGAGCCTCGGAGGTTCTCTTCTGGATGAcctgcag GTGGTCAATGCGGACCATGCGTGTCTGCTGGTGCCTCTACAGCTGGAAGAGTCTCTGTGGCGTCTCATCCCGGGAGAGGAAACGCTACTCACACATCCGCTGCACTGGATGGTCCGCCGGGTCAATCTGGAATATTTTCCTAGAGGGCTCAGCTACTGGGACAG GTACCTGGTGGGCGGTTACCTGTCTGCAGAAGCTGTTGTGAACATGTTTAGTAAAGCTGTCATGGAAACTATAAATTGGCCGTCTATCAGCAGCACTATGGACTGTCTCGTCAGACCTGTACTGGGAGGACCAGACCTGAAACTGGAGATTCG GCATGGAACTGAAGAAGGAGCAGAGAGCGGTGATCAGTCCCTGTTCATCTCCGTGCTGCCTCTGCTGAGGAAGGAGGACGTGGCTCTGACTGCCCAGACGGAGCTCACCTCTCCCTGGGTCAACGCCTGgcacctgtctctctacccgtGGGAGACTCAGCGGCTGACTCAGCTCGACACCGCTGACGGCGGATACCGCAGGCACACACTTAAAATCCTCAAGGCGGTGTGCAGACTGAACCCCTGCCTACGACCGCTCGAAGCCGCCCCGCTGGCCAATCTCATCCTGCACCTCAGTGACAGCGAGAGCAACTGGTCTGAGGTCAGCCTGGATGCTAGATTCCAGCAGTGCATCACAGAGCTGATTGGCTACCTCGAACAAGCGGCGTTACACAGTTACTtcaagccagctgtcaatcTGCTGAGCGGCTTGTCAGAGGACCAGGTGGACCAGATGGGCTTCATGCTCTACTGCGCTGTGTCAGAGCCTGAGATACTGCTCatataa
- the mief2 gene encoding mitochondrial dynamics protein MID49 isoform X2 — MNFQSSRRRGEDGIAAVIDFLLSNAQLVLGVGGAAVLGIATLAVKRLIERAGRAAEDEKVKQKMAESWEELSLVSASPTLIKKGIEGVVMKHVAKAARQQKADLSQQPQTSSQELPAEPESKSKRLQLCILSLQERLQQYYHARAALPPHEVQRAQSLALDICTEIQGFLHSRLPDMPLGEMSLGGSLLDDLQVVNADHACLLVPLQLEESLWRLIPGEETLLTHPLHWMVRRVNLEYFPRGLSYWDRYLVGGYLSAEAVVNMFSKAVMETINWPSISSTMDCLVRPVLGGPDLKLEIRHGTEEGAESGDQSLFISVLPLLRKEDVALTAQTELTSPWVNAWHLSLYPWETQRLTQLDTADGGYRRHTLKILKAVCRLNPCLRPLEAAPLANLILHLSDSESNWSEVSLDARFQQCITELIGYLEQAALHSYFKPAVNLLSGLSEDQVDQMGFMLYCAVSEPEILLI, encoded by the exons ATGAACTTCCAGAGCAGTCGGCGGCGAGGAGAGGATGGCATCGCCGCGGTGATTGACTTCCTGCTTTCTAATGCCCAGCTGGTTCTGGGAGTCGGTGGGGCTGCTGTGCTGGGAATTGCTACACTGGCAGTGAAACGG cTGATAGAGCGGGCAGGCCGTGCAGCCGAAGATGAAAAGGTGAAGCAGAAGATGGCTGAGAGCTGGGAGGAGCTGAGTTTGGTCTCTGCTTCCCCCACACTGATCAAGAAGGGCATTGAGGGTGTGGTGATGAAACATGTTGCCAAGGCAGCCAGACAGCAGAAAG CTGACCTGAGCCAACAACCTCAGACGTCCTCTCAGGAGCTGCCGGCTGAACCTGAGTCAAAGTCCAAGAGGCTCCAGCTGTGCATCCTCAGTTTGCAG GAGCGCCTGCAGCAGTACTATCACGCGAGGGCGGCACTCCCTCCACATGAGGTCCAGAGGGCTCAGTCTCTAGCTCTGGACATCTGCACTGAGATCCAGGGCTTTCTGCACAGCCGTCTTCCTGACATGCCCCTGGGAGAAATGAGCCTCGGAGGTTCTCTTCTGGATGAcctgcag GTGGTCAATGCGGACCATGCGTGTCTGCTGGTGCCTCTACAGCTGGAAGAGTCTCTGTGGCGTCTCATCCCGGGAGAGGAAACGCTACTCACACATCCGCTGCACTGGATGGTCCGCCGGGTCAATCTGGAATATTTTCCTAGAGGGCTCAGCTACTGGGACAG GTACCTGGTGGGCGGTTACCTGTCTGCAGAAGCTGTTGTGAACATGTTTAGTAAAGCTGTCATGGAAACTATAAATTGGCCGTCTATCAGCAGCACTATGGACTGTCTCGTCAGACCTGTACTGGGAGGACCAGACCTGAAACTGGAGATTCG GCATGGAACTGAAGAAGGAGCAGAGAGCGGTGATCAGTCCCTGTTCATCTCCGTGCTGCCTCTGCTGAGGAAGGAGGACGTGGCTCTGACTGCCCAGACGGAGCTCACCTCTCCCTGGGTCAACGCCTGgcacctgtctctctacccgtGGGAGACTCAGCGGCTGACTCAGCTCGACACCGCTGACGGCGGATACCGCAGGCACACACTTAAAATCCTCAAGGCGGTGTGCAGACTGAACCCCTGCCTACGACCGCTCGAAGCCGCCCCGCTGGCCAATCTCATCCTGCACCTCAGTGACAGCGAGAGCAACTGGTCTGAGGTCAGCCTGGATGCTAGATTCCAGCAGTGCATCACAGAGCTGATTGGCTACCTCGAACAAGCGGCGTTACACAGTTACTtcaagccagctgtcaatcTGCTGAGCGGCTTGTCAGAGGACCAGGTGGACCAGATGGGCTTCATGCTCTACTGCGCTGTGTCAGAGCCTGAGATACTGCTCatataa